In Mya arenaria isolate MELC-2E11 chromosome 1, ASM2691426v1, the genomic stretch aatgtttatttttacaaaattgccatattgcaaagcaaattgacaagaaggaattcttttcagagattccgatgtaAGATCGATATGGTCATGTTTATTCCtattttattactcatttacatttctcagaAATtacttctcgtcattaacttctcaaatgcccttatcaactaCTATTGGTCATGggtaaacagtgataaacggtttttcacaccttatcaaattgcctttcaacttgCAATTTAACTTCTAACACCAAGcaattgtttgtgtattttgtacCACACGTCGGGAAAAGTGTGGAATTATAACCTCGAGGGAACCATAaggatttgtgtatttgggaccgaCCATATTGCTTGAGTCCTCGACgtatttaggtttcgatgcagcgtgggtatattttatatgaaaatagaaggaaaatgttcgggaccaagctcacACCTCGAGGGACCAcgggttctcgaacgaccgcttgtttgaacgaccacagttttactgtaataatgtttaataagaTTTTTCTGTGTAATTGTTAAACAAGTGTTTTCAGTGAATTTAACAATAATGAATTTAGAACCTGTATTCTTTTCTACAGTcctcattcaaattaaaaaatccagaattaattattatatatttcataaaaaacaacgacaatcaaatgattttaagtacaataaattttatcatcatttaagcaatacatttcaaatatatgttgaaTGATTGCTTGTTTTCTCATAAAAAGGTGAACATGTTTTTGATGTTCCAAGTGTCCCTAATTCATCAAGTAAGGTCCTTCCAGGATGTGACTTTAAACCACACACACCTGAAACCTGCTCAATATCTTCACTTGTTTTTGGTTTCCACCATTTATCATCTTAAACTCTTGAGATACGCAGATGTACAATCGATGTATAGATTAAAACAATAGAGATTAATACAGATGGCATTTTACCAGGTGGTTTAATTTTTGCTACTCAATCATCTTTctttttatccaaaattgaGATGCATATCATGGATTGTTAGTATCAATGAAATGTGAAACACTATCAACACAAAgtggtttgtttttaattaagaGGTCAAGCTCTGATTGCAATCATGTTTCATTACATATTAATTTGCTTCAACGTGACCAATAGTCTCTACTTTACACCGAGTACAAACCTGATGAGGTGCTTTCTGCTGAGTTGCTAGCTGGCTCCTGCTCAGCTCTTTGTCTTATGGTGCGCCGTATGCTTTGGTAGCGTCGGTCCATCTGCTGGCGCTGTTGGGAACTGATGGTGGGACGACGGTGGACTGAACGTTGACCGTTTTGGGGTTTCTCCCAGGTTGTGGTGCGGTTGACGTGATCAATGTAGAACACTCGTTGGTGGGAATCAACACGAGCCTCCCAACCTGCGGCAGAACCTGATTGGATAAGTTTGTGAGAAATTTGATAGGAAGATGGCGGaagtttatgatttaaatagaaGCCATGATAAGAAATCCTTAATGTTAACTTTAATTTACCTAGCTTCGTTAgtaatatcctttatgtttgaatatttgacaGACAAGCTGATGTCAATGCTTGTTCTATTTCTGAGTTAATCAAGGGCCATGATGAGATATTATTTATTCCTCATGCTCACATATGCATATTGTCAATAGTCAAATAATTATGCACCAAGTTTCTGCATTACTCTATGGACAATGATCTGCCCCATTGAGCAAAGCCAACTCTagttttctgtattttttttcagtcaaaaagaGGCATATGAGACAATTATTTAAGCCTGTTTAATTGGATCTGCTAAATGTGCACATTCCTGATTCTGACAACACCAAcgctataaaaaaatatctttacttAACAGACCAGCTGATGATGATTTGAAAGTATGTGCTTATACCAAAAAGCATCTAGCTTATCCAGAGAAagtcatatatttataatatgcaaTGACTTGaattgaaaatgagaaaaagtATAATTTCTGACAGGCagtaaaaatgtatacatgtatatatataattttatttatgtacatattACCTGGAGGCAGAGGTTGATCCCCAGGGCGTGACTCGAGCGGCTGGTAACGTCTCTCTCTTGCTGGAAGTGTTGGTAAAGGGGAGGAAGGGGGGCCACTTCCAGTTGATAAACTGTCCACTAATGGGAGAGAATTATGTTCTTAAATTGATTCTTGGCAATGAGCAATGCTGCATAATATATGCATCCAAGGTCATGAAAGAACACTAATTATAACTGTCCATAAATTTAAgatacaaaaattaaaacttcCAAACAGTTTCTTTCCTAACTTCAAATGTTAGTATTAACCAACAGAAAAGATATTTGAAAGCTATTTTGCTCTAGTATAATGCCAAGCAGCCTAATTTTTCGTATTAGTCATTTTTTGTCATCTTGTCAACTGTTTTTGCACTGACTATATCATCATATAGTGACTTCATTTCATGTTGGCATTTATCATTCTTGATCAAATAACATCTACTCAATAACCTTTACCATAAGTAAGATGTCAATAGAGAAACAATTAATTCTGATCATTTCTAGTCACAAATTTAATCTTatattactttatatatttGGATGTGTACATAAGACTAGTTTTTACCAACCTATGTGCTCGTGCAAATTTCTTTCAGTGATCACTGGGacatcattatttcaaatgcatcatTATGCTTATTGATGCATTTTACAAGAACACATGTTtgatgaaagttttttttttttatcttgtgcTTACCTGAGTCCATACCGTGTTCATCTTCAGCGTTCCTCAGCTGCCATATCACAGAGTTACTGGGATGGGTGCTTCCCAATCCCCCGTCCACTGACGTAATTGCACTGGCCCCTGTCAGCCCCACCCCGCTGTCTGCACCTAACATAGCCTCTGCGGGCTCTCCAGGGGGTAAACTGTTCGTTAAAGTCCGCTCGGATGACAATGAAGAGTGATCATCGAATGTCACCCAGCCACAATGCCCGTTTGCTATATTCCGATTTTCAACTGTAGGTGAATGTAATTCCATTTCACTGCTATTTTCACTACCTGTACCACTACTACCAAAACTGGAATTAGCACGCTCTTTTTGTTTCTGAGTCCAGTGTTTTAAATGCTGATGAATTTGTTGCCTATTTTGTTGCTTTTCCTCATCACTCAAAACACGCCCCCTATGGGGGACAACAGGGGGTGAAGGGGTCAACTCCCTTTGGGACCCAAGAACACCAGGTCTAGGAGGCGTTTCAGGCTTTAAGGGCTCAAAACCTGGTGTAAAAACCCATGCTCCTCCCCCTACAGCCCCTAGGTCTGATCTGTCCCCTTGACGCATTGAAGGGCTCAAAGATCTTCTGACTGGGTGCTTGGTAGGTATTGACGAGGTTGTTACACTACCAGGCTGCAATGAATGACTACTGGCTGAGGATTTCTGACTATTTTGACTGTCACTGGAGTGCTGTCGTTCAACGTACCTAGGTGGATCAAACGAACGCTGTCTGCTGTATATAGGGGGCTGAAGATCTAACACTGGGCtgtaaatattttgaccttgactATCTTTTAATTGGCCAGTAGATGACACTGTAATGTCCACTGTGTCATGTGACTGTCTCGCTATACATGGTGGTAAAGAGGGAGGCATATTAAAGTTTGGGTGAGTATTACTTGTATTGTTCCGTAATCTATCTACAGGTACGCTGTCAACAGAATGAAGTCTGTCAAATGGGGGCGGAAATTCAAAAGATTTGCTACGATCATTGACTAAAGGTGGCGGCTCTTTGTGTCTATGACAGCCCACAGAATGGGATAAATTTAAAGGTCTATGGGAAGACAGTGTGTCCGGATGAGGGCGTTCTATAGGTGGGGGTGTTTCATTATGAGATGGCAAAACTGGGTCAACTGTTCGATACCTATCTACAGTTGATGGAGTATCACTAGAATTAGGATCATTAGAAAAGTTCAAAGATCGTAACCTATCTACAGGAGACTCAAAGCTCGCATTTCTATTCCTGTCTGCCACCAATAAAGGATCTAATGAAGCTTCTCTTTCCTGATCCTTATGTTTGTGTCTTTGCACTATAGGGGGTGGGGAATCGCTGCTATCCCCCTGACCTTGAGATAATATCTCAGCAGATCTTCTCCAGTCCCGAGTTGGTGGAGTCACTGGTCTTTGGCTTTCTAGCAAATCAGCACCTAAACCTTGCTGTACACCCGCACCTCCTGAAAGACTCTTTGGATACTTCCCTTGAGAAAGTCTGTGTAATTTCTTATGTTCACGCTTCACAACGTCTTGACTTAGTCCACCTGATCGTAACCTTTCTGCAGAATCATTCTGCAAGCTTTCCCTTGACCCTGAAAATGCCTCCATACTATCAAAGCTTTGACTGTCACTGCCCTCAGTGGATAATAGAGATATTGATCCCCCGCTCCCTGACTCCGCCCCTCGATCAACACGATCCACACCCTGTGACATGTGAACGGGACTATAAGTCCTGGGCGGTAATGGGGGTGGAATCATGggatttaaatttacaaaatctaAGCTCTCTATTGACCGAGATGGTGAAGTGGGCGTGGTCACTGTGTGGGATGAGGCTTGCATGGAGAAATGGGGTTTATCCCTTGGTGGGAGAGGTGGTGCCTCATTTGATTTTTGCCTTGGAGGTAAAGGTGGAGCTTTGTAAGTGCGTGGGGGTAAATCTGGAGGTCTTGGGTTGTAGCCTTCATCATCATCCTCGTCATCCGgtaagtgaaatatattactagaTTCTAACCCTGAACTGTTACTGGCCTCGCGTGTTGGTGTTGATAAATGAGGCGGTGACGAACGGGTTGAATCAAAATTTagattaaaattaaactttgttaaatttcTGCCTGATTTCGTAACACAATCTCTGTTTTGACTTAATGATGACAAAATGTTACCAGCATCCATGCATGTTTCTAAACCACTGCTTTTGTTTATTAACATTTCCAATCCCATTGCATTTGAACCGTCCGAATTATCGGCACTTGAGGGTAAAGCACTATCATCGCTTCGCGACCCTGAGCCACTCTTTGAACTATATGAACAATGACCTAATCCTGCCACGGTACTGCCTAGAATACACTGATCACTAAGGTAATCCCGCGTACTTGATACAGGAACAAACCCGTCAAATATCGCTGTTTCCCGACAATCACAGCCATTTTCAAATCCTGACACAACGTCCACTTTATTGGTTTTACCGATGGTATTTGGCACAGAGGAAAATGCTGGCGATAACAACTCATCCTCCTGattattatcaaaattgtcTGAAATTCGCATCTCAGAGTCTTGCAAAGGTGTAGCTGCACTTTCAAACTCAGGTGATTCACTTGAGTCTTTACCCATAATGCCATTTAATTCACTCAGCGCACTGTCTGTAAAACAGTGGTTTTTGTTCGCATAATGGAATGGAGCTTCATGCGTGTCCATGGATTCGGGTAGCGAGGTTTTTCGGATGTCATTGGGTCTTTTCCTTTTTGCTGGTATGGGCTTGTTTGTAGGTTCTGAAAAGTAATGATATGCTCATTTCAAATATGATCTTAATCCTAGCAATGTTTCTGTACCTTTCAATGTTAATAAgattaatattaaatacacatttacttGGGTTGAGGTCTTAATCATATAGGCAAATGAGCACTGAAATTGGCAATGCTGGAAACAAAgtgtaatattatatataattacgtGGTGGAGGTTTGGAGACTCGTACGTTGAACCTCATACTGCCTGTGACACTCTCAGCTGGATTACGACGACCCAGATCCAGTGACAGGGACACTGGCCTACAAGAAGAGGAAATATTAGGATgtagaatattgttttttattcataaatgttgacaaaatgatCATAAATGTATACAACCTACAGCCTCTAAAATACTGCCCAGGAGTCAAAACtggtagttttattttaattgctgACAGAACAGCAAGTCATGGCCACCCCAGAATGCACATTGATTGTGATAATATCCAATATGTCTGTAAGTATACACATGCAACATTTAGCCTTAAGCAGgaacgttttgaaaataaaagcataGTTTTTGAACATAAGAATAAATTAGAAGTAGAATCAAATAAACTTTTACATGATTATCCCCCTTACCCATCTTCGTTACCAGTCTTCTCCAGGATTCTCTGTACTGCAATAGACGCCTTGCCCAGAAACCGGCTCAACTTGGGACGACTCTTTGCAAACTTGTCCTTGATTTCAAACTCTACAATGTCTGACGGCAATACATCCATACTCAGATCCTGTAACGAGGATAAACTGGGAGTGAGTAAAATGTGCAtcgcttttttttttttgctcgaGTATAAAGACAGATGAGAGCTGATAGGCTGATTAGTATAACTGACAATCTCAAGTCTGTTTCCTCCTGTCGTTTCTGAGAGGCTCAAATCCTACCACTCTACACAGTGGTGCCATCTTATCAAAGCAAATTTCATATGATTGCTTTTTCAAAGtgatatttctgttttattataaacTAATACCTTTATTGGTCAGTATCAGCAAAgcttatttgattttgaaagtaaaactttaaatttaactagcaatacacaaaaaaaattcttcatataacaataatttattacacACTCAATGATGAGATGGCAGTGAGTATAGTGTTATATGGATAGTTTATCAGTGTTTTCCCTGCTGCAGTTTTCAAGCTTGGACTTCCACATTGAATAAGCTCAACATCCCACAGACCCCTAATTTAACTGGATTTGAACCCAAACCATCTTATTGGGACCTCAAATACCAGGGATCCCGAATTGTGTCCATCATTCATGAAGGCCACAGGACTTTCAGCTGAAATCCTAGGAAAACCTtggtttatattcatttattttggcGTCATTGTTAAGATAATGATAAAGTGATTTGAACCACTAGACCTCTCTCACCCTAATGGAGctcaaacccatgacctctcTGTaaaaggcagacacctataccactagaacTCTCTCACTGAGCTGTTAAACATGCCTTCAAAGCATGTAgtacaaatatatgtaaaattacaTACAGTAAACTTGTGTAAAGTGATTTATTTTCCATCTAATTTCAGTTTTGgcattatgatattttatatttatatttcacagTTACTTTAACATGCCAATATTTCCTATTTTACAATCATGAATATGTTACACTTTACTAAGACTTCAAGTACTGTAATTTCAGAATATAACAGCATCAAGTATGGCCATGTACATTATCCACTGCTATATTTCACTGCATAAATGAACTCAAATTTACGAGTGAGAACAGTGTACATGTTGCATACATATCCATTACTTTCATGCATGAATTAGCCTTTTATAGTGAAACAGAAACCATCCCCTTAATCCATGCAattgatgaaatgttttttggTCAAACTTACTTTTCAGATACATTCAAGAAATTCATAATTCACTAAAATGTTCTCATTATACGATTCAGATAAGCCTTAACAAATACTTACTACGATTTTATacttaagattttttctaaccATTAAAGTCCAGCTGAATTATGAATAACTGCAACAGCACTATCTCAGGTGTGTTTGTACAAAAATGCCAAAGGCTATTAACCTGATTTTGTATGATATCTTAGGACATAACATTATGTGATCTTCAATTTCAACTAATAAAATGGCTGTCAAGAGTTGTTTGACAAATGATTTGTCACTCTGTTGTCAAATACAGTGGTTTTACAAATTGCAAAATATGCTCTACTTTTCAACATCCTActaatatcataaaacatttgCGAATTTGTATCCATCAGAAAAggcatgtttaaataataagcTTATAGATACTAATATTACCTGTCAACATTTCCATACTGTTACTTAAATCTATAACCTCTCCTGTCATTCACTTAAACttgaattaaaaagaaagtATCCCCAAACAAGAAATGTTATCAATCTTCTCGAACATTAGTATCATTTAAAACACTATCCTCTGTATGTGTCCTGTGTAAAACACAAGTCCATGGgcaattgtaaacaaatatattaatcatATACGGTATACAACTCATGCCAGCCTACGCGCTGTGAATATAACACACACAAGGTGACAAAGTACACCTGTATTGTACCTTCATAGAGTCAGGTTTTACAATAGACAGTTTTAATGATCACACCACACAGCTCAAGTTAAAGGATGACCATATGTATGCTGATTACTCGTTATGATTATTTCCATTTATAATGAAGGATGACAAGcaaattttacaatgaaaatactAGGGTGAaggtttaatattatttcaagcTATATGCTAAGTTCATTCATTTCAAGCATTTAAAGTTAAagcttaaatgaaaataattgtttaggTCAAATGATCTCTTCAGTATTTAACTTTTAACCTATTTACTTTTAGTCCCAAGTTTCATGTAAACATACTTGCTCATTTTCAATGTATCAAAACTTTATTGATGTGTtgacttttttatgaaaacaaattctAACATTCTATTTTTTGGGgcatttttatatacataaataatacatgATTTCCAATAACATTGGtgttatcatatattatttttggcaaGATTATTTTAGTTACAAGTTATGAAAACActaattttccattaaaatgaaTCTGTCAAGTATTGAATAAATATCTCTTTGTTAACAATCTTAAGTTAAGTGCAGGAAGGCTATGAAAACTGAGGGtctatttaaaattattaatgctAAGctcaaaatcaaatatttgtctGCTACATTATACTGAAAGGCACTACATGACAGGCAgacataaatgatatttcagaaGCCTACATTTACTTGTtccttgaaaaaatattgaaatttcaagctttaatttcaaattgaatGCAAACATGCTTTTATACTGAGGTCTTAAAAGCATTCAGATGGAAAATGAACAGAGTATTACTGAAGGATTGTGTATActtcaaaactaaattaataCATCGCACAATCCTTATGAGGATGATATAAAACACTAGTTTAGACTTAAAGTATCTCCTTAAGTTTTGCTATTCACTAAGGCCAAATTAATGTGTTGCATTAGGAGTGGTGAATGAGTGATGGTCTAAATggcattaaagatgcactcttactcccaaataggatttaccacaattaaaacaattgcttttatgtaccgaaaaggatgaataaattaaacaaacaatgttttttttaaggatactgtgttttatttgaaagaaatgtgcagaaaatatggtatttctacctttgattgattggttgattactgtaaatctttaagcactcaccaatcatttaatatttgtgccttttcagacattaaatacacggttacaatctagTTATCACTCAGagtaactaatattttccataaatgcaatttttagtaagtagttaaaggtttaactCTAgaattgtgtttgttatacatgtgtatgtacggttttgatttttaatacaagtgtcgctttaaataaagatgcaGATAGAACCTAAACGATGTCACACATCAATTAATCAactttaattaaacacaatCTAATACATGACTGGTAGCACTATATAGAAGTTGAACTAATTTACATGGAAGCTAATTAAAGCCTTTAAATTCTCTGCATAAAAATGAGTTAACCAAAACAAATGTATCCACACAATATGACAGTTatatagtattatttaaaaaaacaaactttgttAGTAAGAAAGTTAAGTTAGATCAATCAAGCATAAGGATACATTTGACAATGGTCACATTCGTCATGGTGTTACTGAGAGTCATAGCAAACATGACGTTTTTGGACTTAAGTGTTCACTTTTGACCCTAAAAAAATGTGTGTCACTCATATGAACTTGACAATAGCTGACAACAGCTACTTTTTGAAAGGTATATCCTATTAACATTAATCAGCAATTTCAGTTGGATTTAGGTTGTAGCTAGGTCTTGCAGGTGTTTGCATGAGGCCACTGTGGTGGGAAACATAAGGGTATGACAATGATCTGAACTTCAttcaagttaacaacattgttaacatcattgttATTTACTTTAAAGTCAATAAGTACTACTCTTGAGatttaataaatacacttaTAATCTGCGGTATTTCAAACAACATTGGCGACAACTGTTTCAACTGTGCTCGatttatctaaatataaaagcacatcatcaaatagttcacatttaaaagttaacaaaactCTTGTTAAAACAGTGTTAACTTCAGTCCAATATCTGACCATTTCCTTTGAAGatgtgcaaatattttttatgcttaCAGAGTCAGTCCATTGCGGACATGTTGTGTTCTCGGCAACTGTAGTCCTCAACTCATGATCGTGATGAGACTGGTAGCCGCAAAGCCGGCCTGGTTGTATCAAGAGCTTCAGATATGGATCGGGGTTGAAGAATATTCCTTTCTTTAGGTTCACTGACTCTATATCTggaacaaaaatacaatcataTGGTAGCTTACTGATAAAATGGCACTGGAAAATTTGTaacatcaaattttaaataaaattttaaaaaatacatattttatctattttcaaCTGACTGCAACAAAAGCTGATAGCTCACATTAGCTAATAAgccttggtaaaaaaaaatgcagagacagaaacatataacattgtttatcagagaaataaaaatttactgtttaaaactaaaactatctatattattttatcaCTGTTTCAAACTTTAAGCCAGTTCTGCTATACAAATCACACATCAGCACAGGGTGGGGACACAATATCAACAACTTTGCCACTTCCAAAACTATTTGCTCAAGTGCTCAAACTCATGGATATATCATACAATCtttcattgaaacaaacaatcaccCTCTATATACTAATATCACATGCAACTTCacataaacaagagatgtttgtcaaaacattatcccccccccccaccaccacccccgaaatatttggacaattgaatgaaatatgcaaggactgaaatgacagctgatttgtcattgacattggatgcctttgaggcagtctTAAGAAAATGCCCATTCAAAGTGTGAtgatagtaggtacagtttttaatcatgttcagatgatgactgatatttgcagaaaAACATGTATCTCTAAGTGGCAggatataagtaaatatgacgtaaattttaatgacctatatgagttgtgaccttcacctttgactctatgaactcaaatcCCTAGGGGTCCGAACCTGTCATCCCGTACCTaattgtcaagtttgagggccatgggtgcaggcattgccaagttatcacacagaatAGCTTTTTGCCtacaaggtcactgtgaccttgacctttgacccgatgtccccttaaatcaataggggt encodes the following:
- the LOC128240057 gene encoding E3 ubiquitin-protein ligase HECW2-like isoform X3, which gives rise to MDEREGLTRRSSSKSHPSTTVDDLSLPSPRTPLFDSETTFELPERSNSESDVKALAESTESTLNVCGRQFTLGQCGKVKVTWRIREDYGGDDWIGLFPIAVTDKSKFWDSKTRGANGGQTGELLWDLDAVSHYFTDAETRVCFKYFSGTTGNLVATSPTILIHNNPVNSSTATAGAAVTSSKNGTVHENNNKSSTSQLVHLEFSDIESVNLKKGIFFNPDPYLKLLIQPGRLCGYQSHHDHELRTTVAENTTCPQWTDSDLSMDVLPSDIVEFEIKDKFAKSRPKLSRFLGKASIAVQRILEKTGNEDGPVSLSLDLGRRNPAESVTGSMRFNVRVSKPPPQPTNKPIPAKRKRPNDIRKTSLPESMDTHEAPFHYANKNHCFTDSALSELNGIMGKDSSESPEFESAATPLQDSEMRISDNFDNNQEDELLSPAFSSVPNTIGKTNKVDVVSGFENGCDCRETAIFDGFVPVSSTRDYLSDQCILGSTVAGLGHCSYSSKSGSGSRSDDSALPSSADNSDGSNAMGLEMLINKSSGLETCMDAGNILSSLSQNRDCVTKSGRNLTKFNFNLNFDSTRSSPPHLSTPTREASNSSGLESSNIFHLPDDEDDDEGYNPRPPDLPPRTYKAPPLPPRQKSNEAPPLPPRDKPHFSMQASSHTVTTPTSPSRSIESLDFVNLNPMIPPPLPPRTYSPVHMSQGVDRVDRGAESGSGGSISLLSTEGSDSQSFDSMEAFSGSRESLQNDSAERLRSGGLSQDVVKREHKKLHRLSQGKYPKSLSGGAGVQQGLGADLLESQRPVTPPTRDWRRSAEILSQGQGDSSDSPPPIVQRHKHKDQEREASLDPLLVADRNRNASFESPVDRLRSLNFSNDPNSSDTPSTVDRYRTVDPVLPSHNETPPPIERPHPDTLSSHRPLNLSHSVGCHRHKEPPPLVNDRSKSFEFPPPFDRLHSVDSVPVDRLRNNTSNTHPNFNMPPSLPPCIARQSHDTVDITVSSTGQLKDSQGQNIYSPVLDLQPPIYSRQRSFDPPRYVERQHSSDSQNSQKSSASSHSLQPGSVTTSSIPTKHPVRRSLSPSMRQGDRSDLGAVGGGAWVFTPGFEPLKPETPPRPGVLGSQRELTPSPPVVPHRGRVLSDEEKQQNRQQIHQHLKHWTQKQKERANSSFGSSGTGSENSSEMELHSPTVENRNIANGHCGWVTFDDHSSLSSERTLTNSLPPGEPAEAMLGADSGVGLTGASAITSVDGGLGSTHPSNSVIWQLRNAEDEHGMDSVDSLSTGSGPPSSPLPTLPARERRYQPLESRPGDQPLPPGWEARVDSHQRVFYIDHVNRTTTWEKPQNGQRSVHRRPTISSQQRQQMDRRYQSIRRTIRQRAEQEPASNSAESTSSGTSDGSSPQTSAQTVIPAPVTMLATSETREPRPGPYRQPPVKFMMRPDFFPILQANEHAMVEYNRNSTLKHMINKIRKDPANFDRYQHNRDLVAFLNLFADTGKELPEGWEMKFDKNNSKPFFIDHHMKGTSFIDPRLPADVPPVNPDFVHTSLLRVRHRSGGQEHSPTRSEAPTPPPRQPIIDQSSLPTAYNDKVVLFLRQPNIQEILREKYPTYASSSPLKDKVGRIVSGGTEALDRMSNDLQLTIMLSVFENDIMSFVPPHLTQGRSASPMDTSVSESPHSSPNTHVPDTARSNVRVPAPYKRDFHAKLRNFYRKLELKGYGQGPGKIKLMVRRDHVLEDAFNKIMSTQKKELQKSKLYITFTGEEGLDYGGPSREFFFLLSRELFNPYYGLFEYSANDTYTVQVSPMSAFVENAHEWFRFAGRVLGLALIHQYLLDAFFTRPFYKFLLRVPCCLPDVEAIDAEFHQSLTWIKENDISELDMDLFFSVNEEVFGQVTERELKANGKNIPVTEKNKKEYMEKMVKWRLERGVTEQMESIIKGFHEVLDPRIVSVFDARELELVIAGTVEIDISDWRKNTEYRSGYHDLSQVIIWFWEAIEKFDNERRLRLLQFVTGTSSIPYEGFAALRGSNGPRKFCIEKWGKVTSLPRAHTCFNRLDLPPYTTFDMLFEKLVTAVEETSTFGIE